Proteins encoded by one window of Enterobacter pseudoroggenkampii:
- the ftnA gene encoding non-heme ferritin, whose product MLKTEMIDKLNAQMNLELFSSLLYQQMSAWCSYHSFEGAAAFLRRHAQEEMTHMQRLFDYLTDTGSLPRIETVASPFAEYNSLDELFRATYEHEQLITQKINELVHAAMTSQDYPTFNFLQWYVAEQHEEEKLFKSVLDKLSLVGKSGEGLYFIDKELSTLDTQN is encoded by the coding sequence ATGCTGAAAACTGAAATGATCGACAAGCTCAACGCACAAATGAACCTTGAGCTTTTTTCATCCCTGCTCTACCAGCAGATGAGCGCCTGGTGCAGCTACCACAGTTTCGAGGGCGCTGCCGCGTTTCTGCGTCGTCACGCTCAGGAAGAGATGACCCACATGCAGCGTCTGTTTGATTATCTGACAGATACGGGCAGCCTGCCGCGCATTGAAACCGTGGCATCACCGTTCGCTGAGTATAATTCTCTTGATGAACTGTTCCGCGCCACCTACGAGCACGAGCAGCTTATCACGCAGAAAATTAACGAACTGGTTCATGCCGCGATGACCAGCCAGGATTATCCAACCTTTAATTTCCTGCAGTGGTACGTCGCTGAGCAACACGAAGAAGAGAAGCTGTTTAAATCCGTGCTGGATAAATTATCTCTGGTCGGGAAATCCGGCGAAGGTCTTTACTTTATCGATAAAGAACTCTCCACTCTTGATACGCAGAATTAA
- a CDS encoding DUF2766 family protein: MSQNLSADQELVSDVVACQLVIKQILDVLDVIAPVEVREKMSTQLKNIDFASHPAAADPVTLRAIQKAIALIELRFTPQGESH; this comes from the coding sequence ATGTCACAAAACCTGAGCGCCGATCAGGAACTGGTCTCTGACGTTGTCGCCTGTCAGCTGGTTATCAAACAAATCCTTGATGTTCTTGACGTGATTGCGCCGGTTGAAGTGCGCGAGAAGATGTCTACGCAGCTGAAAAACATCGATTTCGCCAGCCATCCCGCTGCCGCCGATCCGGTTACGCTTCGTGCGATCCAGAAAGCCATCGCGCTGATTGAACTGCGATTCACGCCGCAGGGTGAATCCCACTAA
- the azuC gene encoding stress response protein AzuC: MKLRKILKSMWANYCRTFKDVPPGAMF, encoded by the coding sequence GTGAAACTGCGCAAAATCCTGAAAAGTATGTGGGCCAATTACTGCCGCACCTTCAAAGACGTGCCGCCGGGCGCCATGTTCTGA
- a CDS encoding YecA family protein → MTEGPLNESEMAWLEETLMSYGHDDASVIDVSELDGMLTAVLSGPVVVEPDAWLVAVWGGEKYIPRWKNDREMNRFIDLCFKHMNDIAERLSEYPDQFEPMFGYNDVDGESYTVVEEWCYGYMRGVALTDWSALPEALKADLEVIALHGTEENSDKLDELSEEEYIASIESIQPAALRLYQYWVNNPQQPEAKKPIVNGTKVGRNDPCPCGSGKKFKSCCLH, encoded by the coding sequence ATGACTGAAGGCCCATTGAATGAAAGCGAAATGGCGTGGCTTGAAGAGACGTTAATGTCTTACGGTCATGATGACGCGTCCGTAATTGACGTGTCCGAACTGGACGGCATGCTTACCGCAGTGCTTTCCGGTCCTGTTGTCGTTGAGCCAGATGCCTGGCTGGTGGCGGTTTGGGGTGGCGAGAAGTACATTCCGCGCTGGAAAAACGATCGTGAGATGAACCGTTTTATCGATCTCTGCTTTAAGCATATGAACGATATTGCCGAGCGCCTGAGCGAGTACCCGGATCAGTTTGAACCGATGTTTGGCTATAACGACGTTGACGGTGAGAGTTATACCGTGGTGGAAGAGTGGTGCTACGGCTACATGCGCGGCGTGGCGCTGACGGACTGGTCTGCCTTGCCGGAAGCCCTGAAGGCCGATCTTGAAGTGATTGCGCTGCACGGAACGGAAGAGAACAGCGACAAGCTGGATGAACTGTCCGAAGAGGAGTACATCGCCAGCATCGAGAGCATCCAGCCTGCGGCACTGCGTTTATATCAATACTGGGTAAACAACCCGCAGCAGCCGGAAGCGAAGAAGCCGATTGTGAACGGCACAAAGGTCGGGCGTAACGATCCGTGTCCTTGCGGCAGCGGGAAGAAGTTTAAGAGCTGCTGTTTGCACTGA
- a CDS encoding anaerobic C4-dicarboxylate transporter — translation MITIEFVVILLCLLTGTRFGGMGLGLISGIGLFILCFVFGLQPGKPPVDVMLTILAVIGCAATLQTAGGLNVMMQFAERLLRKHPQHITLLAPFTTWMLTFLCGTGHVVYTMFPIIADIALKKGIRPERPMAVASVASQMAITASPVSVAVVSLVSILAAQHGIGHAWGILEILAVSVPASLFGVAIAALWSLRRGKDLADDMEFQEKLKDPKQREFIYGGTETLMNQRFPKQAYWSTWIFFAGIAVVVLLGAFPELRPAFELKGKMTALSMNLVIQMMMLIAGAVMLMACKVNASAISNGAVFKAGMVAIFSVFGVAWMSDTFFQAHLDELKLALEGVVKSHPWTYAIVLFLVSKLVNSQAAALTAVAPMGLMLGIDPKMLIAFFPASYGYFVLPTYPSDLACIGFDRSGTTRIGKFIINHSFILPGLIGVSCACAASYLLVQTFF, via the coding sequence ATGATCACCATTGAGTTTGTTGTCATTCTCCTCTGCCTGCTGACGGGTACGCGTTTCGGCGGTATGGGGCTCGGGTTAATTAGCGGTATTGGTCTTTTTATTTTATGTTTTGTCTTTGGTCTGCAACCGGGTAAGCCGCCGGTAGACGTTATGCTGACCATCCTCGCGGTGATTGGTTGTGCCGCTACGCTGCAGACTGCGGGTGGCCTCAACGTCATGATGCAGTTTGCTGAACGTCTGCTGCGCAAACACCCACAGCACATCACCCTGCTCGCCCCATTCACCACCTGGATGCTGACCTTTCTGTGCGGCACCGGGCATGTGGTCTATACCATGTTCCCCATCATTGCGGATATCGCCCTGAAAAAAGGGATCCGCCCCGAGCGCCCCATGGCCGTGGCATCGGTCGCGTCGCAGATGGCGATTACCGCCTCCCCCGTGTCCGTTGCCGTGGTGTCGCTGGTGTCTATCCTGGCGGCCCAGCATGGTATCGGCCACGCGTGGGGGATCCTGGAAATTCTCGCCGTGTCGGTTCCCGCTTCACTTTTCGGCGTAGCTATTGCTGCCCTGTGGAGTTTACGCCGCGGAAAAGATTTGGCGGATGACATGGAGTTTCAGGAAAAGCTGAAAGATCCTAAGCAGCGCGAGTTTATCTACGGTGGAACGGAGACGTTAATGAATCAGCGTTTCCCTAAACAGGCCTACTGGTCCACGTGGATTTTCTTTGCCGGTATTGCCGTGGTCGTTTTGCTGGGTGCGTTCCCTGAGCTGCGCCCCGCCTTTGAGCTGAAAGGCAAAATGACGGCGCTGTCGATGAACCTTGTTATTCAGATGATGATGTTAATTGCAGGGGCCGTGATGCTAATGGCCTGTAAGGTCAACGCGTCGGCGATTTCCAACGGCGCGGTGTTTAAGGCCGGTATGGTCGCGATCTTCTCGGTGTTCGGCGTGGCGTGGATGAGCGATACCTTTTTCCAGGCGCATCTCGACGAGTTAAAGCTGGCGCTGGAAGGCGTCGTGAAAAGCCACCCGTGGACGTATGCTATTGTGCTGTTTCTGGTGTCAAAACTGGTGAACAGCCAGGCGGCTGCGCTGACGGCCGTTGCGCCTATGGGCCTCATGCTCGGCATCGACCCGAAAATGCTGATCGCCTTTTTCCCTGCGTCATACGGCTATTTCGTCCTGCCGACCTACCCAAGTGATTTGGCCTGCATCGGCTTTGACCGTTCAGGCACCACCCGCATCGGCAAATTTATCATCAACCACAGCTTTATTCTGCCTGGGCTGATTGGGGTAAGCTGCGCGTGCGCGGCGAGCTACCTGCTGGTCCAGACGTTCTTCTGA
- the tyrP gene encoding tyrosine transporter TyrP has product MKNRTLGSIFIVAGTTIGAGMLAMPLAAAGVGFGMTLLLLGTLWALMCYTALLLLEVYQHVPADTGLGSLAARYLGRYGQWITGFSMMFLMYALTAAYISGAGELIASSVNDWFGSDITPATGAIFFALIGGGVVCVGTSLVDLFNRFLFSAKILFLIVMLVLLAPHVHKVNLLTLPLEKGLALSAIPVIFTSFGFHGSVPSIVSYMNGDIRKLRRVFVIGSAIPLIAYIFWQLVTLGSIDSSTFIGLMAQHAGLNGFLLALREVVTSPHVELAVHLFADLALATSFLGVALGLFDYLADLFQRRNTAAGRLQTGAITFLPPLAFALFYPRGFVMALGYAGVALSILALLLPSLLAWKSRQQHPQQGYRVAGGKPLLCVVFGCGVVIILVQVLIAAGMLPEVG; this is encoded by the coding sequence GTGAAAAACAGAACTCTGGGAAGTATTTTTATCGTCGCCGGAACGACAATTGGCGCAGGAATGCTGGCAATGCCCCTGGCAGCCGCGGGCGTGGGATTTGGCATGACCCTGCTGCTGCTGGGAACGCTCTGGGCGCTGATGTGTTACACCGCACTGTTGCTGCTTGAGGTTTACCAGCACGTACCCGCCGACACCGGTCTGGGTTCGCTTGCGGCGCGCTATCTCGGACGCTACGGCCAGTGGATAACCGGCTTTAGCATGATGTTCCTGATGTACGCCCTGACCGCCGCCTATATCAGCGGTGCCGGTGAGCTCATCGCCTCCAGCGTCAACGACTGGTTTGGCTCTGACATTACCCCTGCGACGGGCGCCATCTTCTTTGCGCTCATCGGCGGCGGCGTGGTCTGCGTGGGCACATCGCTGGTCGATCTGTTTAACCGTTTTCTGTTCAGCGCTAAAATTCTCTTCCTGATTGTCATGCTGGTGCTGCTGGCGCCGCACGTGCACAAGGTTAACCTGCTGACGCTGCCGCTGGAAAAAGGGCTGGCGCTCTCCGCGATCCCGGTCATTTTCACCTCGTTTGGCTTCCACGGCAGCGTGCCGAGCATCGTCAGCTATATGAACGGCGATATCCGAAAACTGCGCCGCGTCTTTGTTATCGGCAGCGCGATCCCGCTGATTGCCTATATTTTCTGGCAGCTGGTGACGCTGGGCAGCATTGACTCTTCAACCTTTATTGGGCTGATGGCGCAACACGCTGGCCTGAACGGTTTTCTGCTGGCACTGCGCGAGGTCGTCACCTCCCCACACGTGGAGCTGGCGGTACACCTGTTTGCCGACCTGGCGCTGGCAACTTCGTTCCTGGGCGTGGCGCTCGGCCTGTTTGATTATCTGGCCGACCTGTTCCAGCGCCGCAATACCGCGGCCGGACGGTTACAGACGGGCGCAATTACCTTCCTGCCGCCGCTGGCGTTCGCGCTGTTTTATCCGCGCGGATTTGTGATGGCGCTGGGGTACGCAGGGGTAGCGCTCTCGATCCTTGCCCTCCTCCTCCCTTCCCTGCTGGCATGGAAAAGCCGTCAGCAGCATCCTCAGCAAGGGTATCGCGTGGCGGGCGGAAAACCGCTGCTGTGCGTTGTGTTTGGCTGCGGGGTGGTGATTATTCTGGTGCAGGTGTTGATTGCAGCCGGGATGCTGCCGGAAGTGGGTTAA
- the yecR gene encoding YecR family lipoprotein: MKRVIVAGTILLLAGCTINRQAEVSSLDAPNGIVRLDYGQAALQNAYSDEYVNNGTAAKACQSMGYATASAYGQPIKTCTLTSGSLCLNESVTIQYKCMGYAVNPKSTNPWY, from the coding sequence ATGAAAAGAGTCATTGTAGCCGGTACAATCCTGCTGCTCGCGGGATGTACCATTAACCGCCAGGCTGAAGTCAGCAGCCTCGACGCGCCGAACGGCATCGTCCGCCTCGACTACGGCCAGGCTGCGCTGCAAAATGCGTATTCCGATGAGTATGTGAATAACGGCACGGCGGCAAAAGCGTGTCAGAGCATGGGTTATGCCACTGCCTCAGCCTATGGTCAGCCCATTAAAACCTGCACTCTGACCAGCGGCTCTTTGTGCCTGAACGAGAGCGTGACCATCCAGTATAAATGTATGGGTTACGCCGTTAATCCTAAGTCAACTAATCCGTGGTATTAA